One genomic region from Anabaena sp. PCC 7108 encodes:
- the dndD gene encoding DNA sulfur modification protein DndD — translation MIFLELVLQNFGPYAGKQVINLNPQIDEDNARPIILFGGMNGGGKTTLMDAIRLALYGQRAQCSTRGNLSYSDFLTQCVNSKANPTEKTRIELVFEHIEEDRPIKYRIVRTWEKNPKDGKDHLGILGDDETWPIDSLANIWDEYIENILPLGISNLFLFDGEQVKELAEQEIPPPIVVDAINGLLGLELADKLAIDLEILVNRKKREFADTKDLAKLEEIETRLHEKQEEYENNQIKLANLNIEVTELEKIHEEALDRFVNEGGKIAAERSQLEREKEDKIKVANKVRESLCELAADVLPLALISPLLSQVQRQGEKELKTQQIQLAKDVLIARDERLLNWLQQLNLENNKLTNIQSFLAEDINNLYTNNLSTENTWLNGDEESLSLLDNITYRLQISQNTAQKQLDELTNYEEEILTLERQVQTAAAPEEYTKLQKAVKEAQTQFNRIKSQSEIMTQKLIELETETKKLRQELNEYTVENLKYQNSEHIIDSALKVQQTLKVFRERLTLRKLNKLEEEVKNCFLYLLHKSDLVHRIAIDSKTFGLSLYDLNGKPVPKHRLSAGEKQLLAIAFLWGLAKVSGRRLPVAIDTPLGRLDSSHRNNLVERYFPSASHQVILLSTDTEIGKKEYQNLKETEAIAREYLLQYNSSKRETTIKHGYFW, via the coding sequence ATGATATTCCTAGAATTAGTCCTGCAAAACTTCGGTCCTTATGCTGGTAAACAAGTCATCAACCTCAACCCCCAAATTGATGAAGATAACGCTCGCCCAATTATCCTTTTCGGGGGAATGAATGGCGGTGGAAAAACCACCTTAATGGATGCCATTCGCCTTGCATTATATGGACAACGCGCCCAATGTTCAACAAGGGGAAATTTGAGTTATAGTGATTTTCTCACCCAATGTGTGAATAGTAAAGCTAACCCTACAGAAAAAACTCGTATTGAATTAGTTTTTGAACATATTGAAGAAGATAGACCAATAAAATATCGTATTGTTCGGACTTGGGAAAAAAATCCTAAAGATGGTAAAGACCATTTAGGCATTTTAGGTGATGATGAAACTTGGCCAATTGATTCATTAGCAAATATCTGGGATGAATATATAGAAAATATTTTACCTTTAGGTATTTCCAATTTATTTCTCTTTGACGGTGAACAAGTTAAAGAACTTGCAGAACAGGAAATACCGCCGCCCATAGTTGTTGATGCTATTAACGGACTTTTGGGTTTAGAATTAGCCGATAAATTAGCAATTGATTTAGAAATTTTAGTAAATCGCAAAAAACGAGAATTTGCAGATACAAAAGATTTAGCAAAATTAGAAGAAATTGAAACCCGACTCCATGAAAAACAGGAAGAATACGAAAATAATCAGATAAAACTAGCAAATCTCAATATTGAAGTTACAGAATTAGAAAAAATTCATGAAGAAGCTTTAGATAGATTTGTTAATGAAGGTGGTAAAATTGCTGCTGAACGTAGCCAATTAGAAAGAGAAAAAGAAGATAAAATCAAAGTTGCTAATAAAGTCCGTGAATCTTTATGTGAACTAGCCGCTGATGTTTTACCGTTGGCTTTAATTAGTCCTTTATTATCGCAAGTCCAAAGACAGGGAGAAAAAGAACTGAAAACTCAACAAATCCAATTAGCGAAAGATGTCTTAATAGCCAGAGATGAAAGATTACTAAATTGGCTACAACAATTAAATCTAGAAAATAATAAACTTACTAATATTCAATCTTTTTTAGCTGAAGATATCAATAACTTATATACCAATAACTTATCAACAGAAAATACTTGGTTAAATGGAGATGAAGAAAGTTTAAGTTTACTTGACAATATAACTTATCGTTTACAAATTTCCCAAAATACCGCCCAAAAACAGTTAGATGAATTAACTAATTATGAAGAAGAAATACTCACCTTAGAAAGACAAGTACAAACTGCGGCTGCACCCGAAGAATATACAAAATTGCAAAAAGCAGTAAAAGAAGCACAAACTCAATTTAATAGAATTAAATCTCAGTCAGAAATAATGACTCAAAAATTGATAGAATTAGAGACAGAAACTAAAAAATTGAGACAAGAACTAAATGAATATACAGTAGAAAATCTCAAATATCAAAATAGTGAACACATTATTGATTCTGCCTTAAAAGTTCAACAAACATTAAAGGTATTTCGAGAAAGATTAACCCTGAGAAAATTGAACAAATTAGAAGAAGAAGTAAAAAACTGTTTTCTATATTTATTACATAAATCAGACTTAGTACACCGCATTGCTATTGATAGCAAAACCTTCGGATTATCATTATATGATTTAAACGGAAAACCAGTCCCCAAACACCGACTTTCTGCGGGTGAAAAACAATTATTAGCGATCGCATTTTTATGGGGACTAGCCAAAGTATCAGGAAGACGCTTACCCGTAGCCATAGACACCCCCCTAGGAAGACTAGACTCCTCCCACCGTAACAACCTAGTAGAAAGATACTTTCCCTCAGCCAGCCATCAAGTCATCCTCCTTTCCACCGACACCGAAATCGGGAAAAAAGAATATCAAAACCTCAAAGAAACCGAAGCAATAGCCCGCGAATACCTCCTCCAATACAACTCCAGCAAAAGAGAAACCACAATAAAACACGGTTATTTTTGGTAA
- the dndE gene encoding DNA sulfur modification protein DndE, with product MESPIERIKLSQTAKEQLLKLKRSTKIDQWNILCRWAFCRSLAEITPPSPVPIPQDSNVEMTWRVFGGEISDILLLALKQRCYNDGFDTDRETLITQFRLHLHRGIGYLAGDQNIKKIEDLIAIATNKVQS from the coding sequence ATGGAATCACCAATAGAAAGAATTAAACTCTCCCAAACAGCCAAAGAACAACTTCTCAAACTTAAACGCAGTACAAAAATCGACCAATGGAACATATTATGTCGGTGGGCATTTTGTCGTTCCCTTGCAGAAATAACCCCACCCTCACCCGTACCCATCCCCCAAGATAGCAACGTCGAAATGACATGGCGCGTTTTCGGTGGAGAAATATCTGATATTTTGCTTTTAGCCCTCAAACAACGCTGCTACAACGACGGATTCGATACAGATAGAGAAACCCTAATTACGCAATTTCGCCTACATTTACATCGGGGAATTGGCTATCTAGCCGGCGATCAGAATATCAAGAAAATTGAAGATTTAATTGCGATCGCCACAAACAAAGTACAATCCTGA
- a CDS encoding DUF3370 family protein has product MLVRNYLFIITLALSFLPARVLAFSDTQNYWGKDCIQQLGERKLLTGYPDGSFRPNAIVTRAEAAVLMLNAFPNAPIKRDSVIFNDVSPNYWGYKAINTAYQKGFFSGYPGNIFQPNQAIPRAQIIGVVAGGKNYSSVSNSNQILQRYFEDANLIPNYAQSSIAAGTINSIVVNYPDVKKLKPQAIATRGEVATLMCRALNIYAVPPQYIAGVEVQPQEVRALPGKLDSLPTFNSNSPELVDTDGILLSTFSPEGKKIKEAHLNYPFQGRFDVFSHHIVRAETITQNRTIYQGIIVHNPGNEAVNLEVLQAASYLSREAPFINLPDIVDNPQGTVYAGPGSRTMSDVLRGVKQEIFPVKLVIKPGESQILASLPISVQAPSSNGRTVMMRLSSNKPIFMANLAKRSDRPPTIVEWLQLLDTGSLAGKRDPIPTPLDPPREPTVFSRVAGVSQGTKWEANITDNPNVPNLTLPQPGKAVSYPLGTVHLITLSTGQIQSASMLKRYPDTAYFAHSNYGVEYNLTLPLYNSSSQARTVAVSIQTPVKDEGGTDRLLFLKPQVEQIFFRGTVRVRYTDDNGGEKTRYVHLVQRRGQPGEALVKLKLAPGEKRQVQVDFLYPPDSTPPQVLTVKTEG; this is encoded by the coding sequence ATGTTAGTTAGAAATTATTTATTTATAATTACTTTGGCTTTAAGCTTTTTACCTGCTCGTGTTTTGGCTTTTTCTGATACTCAAAACTATTGGGGGAAAGATTGTATTCAACAATTAGGAGAAAGGAAGTTACTTACTGGTTATCCTGATGGTAGTTTTCGTCCTAATGCAATTGTTACCCGCGCAGAAGCTGCGGTTTTAATGTTAAATGCTTTTCCTAATGCACCAATAAAAAGGGATTCGGTTATATTTAACGATGTATCTCCTAATTATTGGGGATATAAAGCAATTAATACTGCTTATCAAAAAGGGTTTTTCTCTGGTTATCCAGGAAATATTTTTCAACCTAATCAAGCAATTCCTAGAGCGCAAATTATTGGTGTTGTCGCTGGGGGAAAAAATTATAGTTCTGTATCTAATTCAAATCAGATATTACAACGTTATTTTGAAGATGCTAATTTAATTCCTAATTATGCTCAAAGTTCTATAGCTGCGGGAACTATTAATAGTATTGTTGTTAATTATCCTGATGTTAAAAAGTTAAAGCCTCAAGCAATAGCTACTAGAGGTGAAGTTGCGACTTTAATGTGTCGAGCTTTAAATATTTACGCTGTCCCTCCTCAATATATTGCTGGTGTGGAAGTACAACCGCAAGAGGTACGCGCTTTACCAGGAAAATTAGATTCTCTTCCTACTTTTAATAGTAATAGTCCTGAACTTGTAGATACTGATGGAATTTTACTTTCTACTTTTTCTCCAGAAGGGAAAAAAATCAAAGAAGCACATTTAAATTATCCCTTTCAAGGTAGATTTGATGTGTTTTCTCATCACATTGTTAGAGCGGAAACTATAACCCAAAACCGGACTATCTATCAGGGAATTATTGTTCATAATCCAGGTAATGAAGCAGTGAATCTTGAAGTTTTACAAGCTGCTAGTTATCTTTCACGGGAAGCGCCTTTTATTAATTTACCAGATATAGTAGATAATCCCCAAGGTACGGTTTATGCTGGCCCTGGTAGTCGGACTATGAGTGATGTGCTGCGAGGGGTTAAGCAAGAGATATTTCCTGTCAAACTGGTGATAAAGCCGGGTGAAAGTCAAATTTTAGCTAGTTTACCTATTTCTGTGCAAGCACCTTCTTCTAATGGTCGCACGGTGATGATGCGGTTGAGTAGCAATAAACCGATTTTTATGGCAAATTTAGCAAAGAGGAGCGATCGCCCTCCAACTATTGTAGAATGGCTACAGCTATTAGATACAGGCAGTTTAGCAGGAAAGCGTGACCCCATTCCCACGCCTTTAGACCCTCCCAGAGAACCAACGGTATTTAGTCGCGTTGCGGGTGTTTCTCAAGGGACAAAATGGGAAGCAAATATTACAGATAATCCAAATGTCCCTAATTTAACTTTACCCCAGCCAGGAAAGGCGGTTTCTTATCCTTTGGGAACGGTTCATTTAATTACACTCAGCACAGGACAAATACAGAGTGCGTCAATGCTCAAACGCTATCCTGATACGGCGTATTTTGCCCATAGTAACTACGGTGTAGAATATAATCTGACTTTACCTCTATATAATTCTAGTAGTCAAGCCCGAACTGTAGCTGTATCAATTCAAACGCCTGTTAAGGATGAAGGTGGTACTGATAGATTGTTGTTTTTGAAGCCACAAGTGGAACAAATATTTTTCCGGGGTACTGTGCGGGTGCGTTATACGGATGATAATGGTGGGGAAAAAACGCGCTATGTGCATTTGGTACAGCGACGGGGACAACCTGGGGAAGCTTTGGTAAAGTTGAAGTTAGCACCGGGTGAAAAAAGACAAGTTCAGGTAGATTTTTTGTATCCTCCTGATTCTACTCCTCCGCAAGTTTTGACTGTGAAAACTGAGGGGTAA
- a CDS encoding HNH endonuclease, which yields MNNLRFYCEKFSNLKVSNSRKRGNAQYKPILLLTVIDLIMRGVITNNQIFVSDELIEAFNKYWDVIGSQSYQGGLHYPFFHLQNEGFWHVQIKAGFNNLQPKTTNKLKLAVEYAYLDRELFNYLQDESSRKELIDVLVAAFFSDNEDQIEEFLQINQTFQDYPEIEKLDDTENLPNNPKWSLKKTLIRNAFFRKAIVSVYDCQCAFCGLKVTKTGNQNIVDGAHIKPFSAFYDSRIHNGIALCKNHHWAFDKGWFAVDDKYKIIVSKELEEVSPHARTITEFHGEILILPKVEKYFPDIEALQWHRHHIFQP from the coding sequence ATGAATAATCTCCGTTTTTATTGTGAAAAATTCTCTAATTTGAAAGTAAGTAATAGCCGAAAACGTGGCAATGCTCAATATAAACCGATATTACTTTTAACCGTAATTGATTTAATTATGAGAGGAGTTATTACCAATAATCAAATTTTTGTTTCAGATGAATTAATTGAAGCTTTTAATAAATATTGGGATGTAATTGGCTCACAATCTTATCAAGGGGGATTACACTATCCATTTTTTCATCTACAAAATGAGGGATTTTGGCACGTACAAATAAAAGCAGGTTTTAATAATTTACAACCAAAAACAACTAACAAATTAAAACTGGCTGTTGAATACGCATATTTAGACAGGGAATTATTTAACTATTTACAAGATGAATCTTCTCGAAAAGAATTAATTGATGTACTTGTAGCTGCTTTTTTCTCGGATAATGAAGATCAAATTGAGGAATTTCTACAAATTAATCAGACTTTTCAAGATTATCCAGAAATAGAAAAACTAGATGATACTGAAAATTTACCTAACAACCCTAAATGGAGTTTAAAAAAAACACTAATTAGAAATGCCTTTTTTAGAAAAGCTATTGTTTCTGTATATGATTGTCAATGCGCTTTTTGTGGACTGAAAGTTACTAAAACTGGTAATCAAAATATTGTTGACGGCGCACATATAAAGCCATTTTCTGCATTTTATGACAGTAGAATACATAACGGAATAGCACTTTGTAAAAATCATCATTGGGCTTTTGATAAAGGTTGGTTTGCTGTTGATGATAAATACAAAATTATCGTTAGTAAAGAATTAGAAGAAGTATCTCCCCATGCTAGAACAATAACAGAATTTCATGGGGAAATACTCATATTACCTAAAGTAGAGAAATATTTTCCAGATATTGAAGCTTTACAATGGCATCGTCATCATATATTTCAGCCATAA
- a CDS encoding Uma2 family endonuclease: MLTVNLQNLVTDTWVSVSWDEFMEVAEHSDYQQGRFYFYQNYMRIEMLPVGFRHGRYNSIVSKVVSLFATLKNIKIIEATNTSFRKIGEGECQPDLAFYIGDKIIFPPLNNSPVNINELAAPTLVVEIAGSSVNDDLGFKRLLYERLGVKEYWVMDANNHDIIAFEIIDGGSRRIEESKVLPGLQIATVKEAIQRSLTQDDGEVNRWLLGIFS; encoded by the coding sequence ATGTTAACTGTAAATTTGCAAAATTTGGTGACAGATACGTGGGTAAGTGTTAGTTGGGATGAGTTTATGGAAGTTGCTGAACATTCTGATTATCAGCAAGGAAGATTTTATTTTTATCAAAATTACATGAGGATTGAAATGTTACCAGTTGGTTTTCGTCATGGCCGTTATAATTCTATTGTTTCTAAGGTGGTGAGTTTATTTGCTACTCTCAAAAATATCAAAATTATTGAAGCTACTAATACCAGCTTTAGAAAAATAGGTGAAGGAGAATGTCAACCTGATTTAGCTTTTTATATTGGGGATAAGATAATATTTCCACCTTTAAATAATTCTCCTGTCAATATTAATGAGTTAGCAGCACCGACTTTAGTAGTAGAAATTGCTGGTTCTTCTGTAAATGATGATTTAGGGTTTAAGCGGTTACTTTATGAACGATTGGGGGTAAAGGAATATTGGGTGATGGATGCTAATAATCATGATATTATTGCTTTTGAAATTATTGACGGAGGAAGTAGAAGAATTGAGGAGTCGAAGGTTTTACCGGGTTTACAAATAGCTACTGTTAAAGAAGCTATTCAACGTAGTCTAACTCAAGATGATGGTGAAGTTAATCGTTGGTTGTTGGGAATTTTTAGTTGA
- a CDS encoding DGQHR domain-containing protein, whose translation MNDSTNTLNDQLANEYLERENKDKQVLALLLERFLEKKDQILVQKTEMGGTEAYVGSVTLEWFAGRVHFASGLPLLQKKYNPETENIEIDADSIDEIQQRPVDWSRQAPLVQYLAARKNHKFPAVLVVINQPWVDNPKAAEWDSQGRAKKATTDFIPLDKDGKVGLLNISEENVTIYALDGQHRLMGVQGLMELIKSGKLQRYKKDKTADESFITLSDLIEKYQVEPAYLQNLRQEKIGIEFICAVNTGETHTEAKRRVRSIFVHVNLMAAPLTKGQLAQLNEDDGFAIVARKIAVTHPLLEQKPNRNPRVNWNSATVAANSTVLTTLQALQDMSERYLGQKFPHWKPLEKGLIPMRPENEEIQEGIADFRLLFDNLANLPSYKILEHEETTVLRRFYFEKDGGEGNMLFRPVSQVALAQALGTLVFKKGFALTDVFKKLEKFDRQGGFSGMEYPQSLWYGVLYDPNKKRVQVAGKDLAVKLLIYILGGMTEKMEVTALRKALANARTIEEQTISFDGKFVKPQDVGLPVII comes from the coding sequence ATGAATGATAGTACAAACACACTAAATGATCAACTCGCTAACGAGTATTTAGAACGGGAAAATAAGGATAAACAGGTATTAGCTTTACTGCTAGAAAGGTTTTTAGAGAAGAAAGACCAAATTCTTGTCCAAAAGACAGAAATGGGTGGGACTGAGGCTTATGTAGGTTCTGTAACATTAGAATGGTTCGCGGGACGGGTACATTTTGCGTCTGGTTTACCCCTGCTGCAAAAAAAGTACAACCCAGAGACAGAGAATATTGAAATTGACGCTGATAGTATTGATGAAATTCAACAACGTCCTGTTGATTGGTCGCGTCAAGCACCGTTAGTACAGTATTTAGCAGCGAGAAAAAACCATAAATTTCCGGCTGTGTTGGTGGTAATTAATCAACCTTGGGTAGATAACCCCAAAGCAGCGGAGTGGGATAGTCAAGGAAGGGCTAAAAAAGCAACTACTGATTTTATACCTTTAGATAAAGATGGTAAAGTTGGTTTACTGAATATTTCTGAAGAAAATGTGACAATTTATGCTTTAGATGGTCAGCATAGATTAATGGGTGTCCAAGGTTTAATGGAGTTAATTAAATCTGGTAAACTCCAACGTTATAAAAAAGATAAAACTGCTGATGAAAGTTTTATTACTTTGTCAGATTTGATTGAGAAATATCAAGTAGAACCTGCTTATTTACAAAATTTACGTCAAGAAAAGATTGGGATTGAATTTATTTGTGCGGTGAATACTGGGGAAACTCATACAGAAGCAAAACGACGAGTAAGATCAATTTTTGTTCATGTGAATTTGATGGCTGCACCTTTAACGAAAGGTCAGTTAGCACAATTAAATGAAGATGATGGTTTTGCTATTGTAGCGCGAAAAATTGCGGTGACACATCCACTTTTAGAACAAAAACCAAATCGAAATCCGCGTGTTAATTGGAATAGTGCCACAGTAGCCGCTAATTCTACGGTTTTAACGACGCTGCAAGCTTTACAAGATATGTCTGAAAGGTATTTGGGGCAAAAGTTCCCCCACTGGAAACCTTTGGAAAAAGGGTTAATTCCCATGCGTCCAGAAAATGAAGAAATTCAGGAAGGAATTGCAGATTTTAGACTACTTTTTGATAATTTAGCTAATCTTCCCAGTTATAAAATATTGGAACACGAAGAGACAACTGTTTTGCGTCGCTTCTATTTTGAAAAAGATGGTGGTGAGGGAAATATGTTATTTCGTCCAGTTTCTCAAGTTGCTTTAGCGCAAGCTTTGGGAACTTTGGTATTTAAAAAAGGTTTTGCTTTGACGGATGTTTTTAAGAAGTTGGAGAAATTTGACCGTCAAGGGGGTTTTAGTGGTATGGAATATCCTCAATCTTTATGGTATGGGGTTCTCTATGACCCAAATAAAAAGCGGGTACAGGTAGCAGGAAAAGATTTAGCTGTGAAGTTATTAATTTACATTTTGGGGGGAATGACTGAAAAAATGGAAGTTACTGCTTTACGTAAAGCCTTAGCTAATGCTAGGACTATTGAAGAACAAACCATAAGTTTTGATGGAAAGTTTGTGAAACCGCAAGATGTAGGACTTCCAGTTATTATATAA
- a CDS encoding DNA phosphorothioation-associated protein 4 gives MAANRIKIAQDKAELVKSLLASKETPGPFQTYVEVMIFAAALGVKYKKSVPLGDTTKRDPSPIPQDNFASLGYDKIIKLLGIVETSDIQILASREDEYEDKRTQIFEEYANGGLEILQSELRGVVDYAAQLLVILITARDYQENNIEEEFNLSRFLK, from the coding sequence ATGGCTGCAAATAGAATCAAAATTGCTCAAGATAAGGCTGAGTTGGTGAAATCGTTACTAGCTTCTAAAGAAACACCGGGACCTTTCCAGACTTATGTGGAGGTGATGATATTTGCAGCAGCATTAGGAGTAAAGTATAAAAAAAGTGTTCCTCTAGGAGATACCACAAAAAGAGATCCTTCTCCAATTCCACAAGACAATTTTGCTTCACTTGGATATGACAAAATTATAAAATTATTAGGAATTGTTGAGACAAGTGATATCCAAATACTTGCGTCTAGGGAAGATGAATATGAGGATAAACGGACTCAAATATTTGAAGAGTATGCTAATGGTGGATTAGAAATATTACAAAGTGAATTGCGCGGAGTTGTTGATTATGCAGCACAACTTCTAGTAATTTTAATTACGGCAAGAGATTATCAAGAAAATAACATAGAAGAAGAATTTAATTTAAGTAGATTTTTAAAATGA
- the dndC gene encoding DNA phosphorothioation system sulfurtransferase DndC, giving the protein MTTAQQPENKNQPNRTVAELVEYIQALTTEIQELYCLDQIPWVVGYSGGKDSTATLQLIWNAISGLPPEKRTKPIHVITTDTGVENPYVSAWVKNSLKQMEVAAQEQKMPIQPHLLQPETKQTYWAGLIGKGYPAPRNKFRWCTGRLKIEPSNLFIRDVVRANGETIVILGTRKTESITRGLIMEKREVGRVRERLCPHPNLINSLLYTPIEDWQTDEVWLYLMQWENPWGYSNKDLFSMYRGATADNECPLVVDTSTPSCGSSRFGCWVCTLVNSDKSMQAMIQNDEEKEWLQPLVDFRSELDVDRDREKRDFRRIWGEVQLFERNLNGETSVEPIHGPYTKYWREYWLRKLLTAQTEMRENAPENMRDITLISQAELSEIRRIWLEEKHEFDDSVPRIYEEVTGEVFKDPRPGADHSILGSDEWGVLEEICDGDGMHLELMARLLDTERQFKKKTRRVGIYESLEKCFDTSSRSPEKAIANAHLKRDLRQAALEGDVATIREKFKQLSLGDTPEKQESKPQTWANFKYAQKDNNGE; this is encoded by the coding sequence ATGACTACAGCACAACAGCCAGAAAATAAAAATCAGCCGAATCGTACTGTAGCAGAGTTAGTGGAGTATATCCAAGCTTTGACGACAGAAATTCAAGAATTGTATTGTTTAGACCAGATACCTTGGGTAGTAGGCTATTCGGGTGGAAAAGACAGCACTGCTACTTTACAGCTTATTTGGAATGCAATTTCTGGACTTCCACCGGAAAAAAGAACTAAGCCAATTCATGTAATTACGACAGATACAGGGGTAGAAAATCCCTATGTTTCAGCTTGGGTAAAAAACTCATTAAAACAAATGGAAGTAGCTGCTCAAGAGCAGAAAATGCCAATACAACCTCATTTGCTGCAACCAGAAACTAAACAAACATATTGGGCAGGTTTAATTGGTAAAGGCTACCCAGCACCGCGCAATAAATTCCGTTGGTGTACCGGACGGCTAAAAATAGAACCTTCCAATCTTTTTATTCGTGACGTTGTGAGAGCTAATGGTGAAACAATTGTTATTTTAGGAACTCGCAAAACTGAAAGCATAACTCGTGGTTTGATTATGGAAAAACGTGAAGTAGGTCGAGTCAGAGAACGCCTTTGTCCTCATCCTAATTTAATAAATTCTCTACTTTACACACCTATTGAAGATTGGCAGACTGATGAAGTTTGGCTATATTTAATGCAATGGGAAAACCCTTGGGGATATAGCAATAAAGATTTATTTTCTATGTATAGAGGTGCAACAGCAGATAATGAATGTCCTTTAGTTGTCGATACTTCTACTCCTAGCTGTGGTAGTTCTCGCTTTGGTTGCTGGGTTTGCACATTAGTTAATAGTGATAAATCTATGCAAGCAATGATTCAAAATGATGAAGAAAAAGAATGGTTACAACCGTTAGTTGATTTTCGGAGTGAATTAGATGTTGACCGTGACCGCGAAAAAAGAGATTTTCGTCGTATCTGGGGAGAAGTTCAATTATTTGAACGTAATTTAAATGGGGAAACATCTGTTGAACCTATACATGGTCCGTATACAAAATATTGGCGAGAATATTGGTTAAGAAAATTATTGACAGCGCAAACTGAAATGCGTGAAAATGCACCCGAAAATATGCGCGATATTACCCTAATTTCTCAAGCTGAATTGAGTGAAATTCGCCGAATATGGTTAGAAGAAAAACACGAATTTGATGATAGTGTTCCCCGCATATATGAAGAAGTCACAGGAGAAGTATTTAAAGATCCTCGTCCTGGTGCTGACCATAGCATACTTGGTAGTGATGAATGGGGAGTATTAGAAGAAATCTGTGACGGTGACGGAATGCACTTAGAATTGATGGCCAGACTATTAGATACAGAAAGACAATTCAAGAAAAAAACTCGCCGTGTGGGTATCTACGAAAGCCTAGAAAAATGCTTTGATACAAGTTCCCGTTCACCAGAAAAAGCCATTGCAAATGCCCATTTAAAACGGGATTTAAGACAAGCAGCATTAGAAGGTGATGTTGCCACAATTCGGGAAAAATTCAAGCAATTAAGTTTAGGAGATACCCCCGAAAAACAAGAGAGTAAACCACAAACTTGGGCTAACTTCAAATATGCACAAAAGGATAATAATGGGGAATAA